One window of Paenibacillus sp. FSL K6-3182 genomic DNA carries:
- a CDS encoding ABC transporter ATP-binding protein, whose translation MLLRFFSYYKPYKKLFLLDFCCAVVLAILELCFPLAVSYVIDTLLPDENWGLIVTACAILLLIYIINTILSYVVTYWGHMLGINIETDMRKKLFDHVQKLSFRFFDNTKTGHLISRLTNDLFEIGEVAHHGPEDMFIAAMTLVGAFGIMAYINLELAILTFVIVPIIIWLVLMFNGKMTKAANRLFSDMADFNARVEDTVGGIRVVQAFSNESHEKKLFKVNNLRFREAKLISYKIIGLNSSITYMLMRLVSVFVLIAGTWFVIKGDLKYGEFISFVLLTNIFFKPIEKINAVIESYPKGIAGFKRYVQLLETAPDVEDKPNAREVNRLNGNIEYRNVTFGYEGEAKVLQNIDLTIRAGETIAFVGPSGAGKTTLCSLLPRFYEIEGGSISVDGYDTRDLKLDSLRKQIGIVQQDVFLFAGTIRENISYGKLGASDTDIWEAARRAKLEEFIHAQPDGLETVVGERGVKLSGGQKQRLAIARMFLKNPPILILDEATSALDTETEAAIQQSLAELSVGRTTLVIAHRLATIKNADRIVVVTEQGITEQGRHEELVSAGGIYSRLHNAQFGNR comes from the coding sequence ATGCTTTTACGCTTTTTTTCCTACTACAAGCCTTACAAGAAGCTTTTTCTGCTTGATTTCTGTTGTGCAGTAGTGCTGGCGATTCTTGAGCTGTGCTTTCCATTGGCAGTCAGCTATGTAATAGATACGCTGTTGCCTGACGAGAACTGGGGGCTTATCGTTACTGCCTGTGCGATCTTGCTTCTGATTTATATTATTAATACGATTTTGTCCTATGTAGTCACCTATTGGGGACATATGCTTGGTATTAATATTGAGACGGACATGCGGAAGAAGCTGTTCGACCACGTACAGAAGCTGTCCTTCCGTTTCTTCGATAATACGAAGACCGGTCATCTGATCTCGCGTCTGACGAATGATTTATTTGAGATTGGCGAGGTTGCGCATCATGGTCCAGAGGATATGTTCATTGCTGCGATGACGCTCGTCGGAGCGTTCGGCATTATGGCGTATATTAATTTGGAGTTAGCCATTCTTACTTTTGTTATTGTGCCAATCATTATCTGGCTCGTTCTGATGTTCAACGGTAAAATGACGAAAGCTGCGAATCGGTTGTTCTCGGATATGGCCGATTTTAATGCTCGAGTAGAGGATACGGTTGGCGGGATTCGTGTTGTTCAAGCTTTCTCGAACGAAAGCCATGAGAAAAAGCTATTCAAGGTGAACAACCTGCGTTTCCGTGAAGCGAAGCTCATTTCTTACAAAATCATTGGTTTGAACTCTTCGATTACCTACATGCTGATGAGACTTGTATCTGTATTCGTATTGATTGCAGGCACTTGGTTCGTTATTAAAGGTGATCTGAAGTACGGCGAATTTATTAGTTTTGTTTTGCTTACGAACATCTTCTTTAAACCGATTGAAAAAATCAATGCAGTTATCGAAAGTTACCCAAAAGGCATTGCCGGCTTTAAACGTTATGTGCAGCTGCTGGAAACAGCACCTGATGTTGAGGATAAACCCAATGCGAGAGAGGTTAATCGTTTAAACGGGAATATTGAATATCGAAATGTTACGTTTGGTTATGAAGGCGAAGCGAAGGTGCTTCAAAATATCGATCTTACTATACGTGCAGGTGAGACAATTGCGTTCGTTGGACCTTCCGGCGCCGGCAAAACGACGCTTTGCAGCTTGCTGCCGCGATTCTATGAAATTGAAGGCGGAAGCATCTCCGTCGATGGCTATGATACTCGCGATTTGAAGCTGGATTCGCTCCGGAAGCAGATCGGTATCGTACAGCAGGATGTATTCCTGTTCGCAGGTACGATTAGAGAAAACATTAGTTACGGCAAGCTTGGCGCATCAGATACAGATATTTGGGAAGCCGCGCGCAGAGCGAAGCTGGAGGAATTCATCCACGCGCAGCCGGACGGACTGGAAACGGTAGTAGGCGAACGCGGCGTTAAGCTGTCTGGCGGACAGAAGCAGCGGCTTGCGATTGCGCGGATGTTCCTCAAAAACCCGCCTATCCTTATTCTCGATGAGGCGACTTCGGCACTCGACACTGAAACGGAAGCAGCAATCCAGCAGTCGCTGGCAGAGCTGTCCGTAGGCCGCACAACGCTTGTTATTGCACATCGCCTCGCTACGATCAAAAATGCGGATCGCATTGTTGTCGTAACGGAGCAAGGAATTACCGAGCAAGGCCGTCATGAAGAGCTTGTATCGGCGGGTGGCATTTACAGCCGCTTGCATAATGCACAGTTTGGCAATAGATAA
- a CDS encoding YitT family protein, translating into MLRILDYKMKGNIRKWLHIAAGCFVTAGGLVILKHSHIVTGGTAGLSLSLSPQLQVSFHYLFLLLNLPFLIFSYFYMGKSFTFKTIGAIALLSSLSAINDILPAFTIPPLIGAIVGGLFIGAGITALFRNGASLGGATILAIYLHKKHGVNAGITNFAFDFLVVLTSLSVFSIKSGLYSALSIAVTSAFLSFYKRRKTGAEKEKQEVLSGAANTI; encoded by the coding sequence ATGTTACGCATATTGGATTACAAAATGAAGGGAAATATCAGAAAATGGCTCCATATTGCAGCGGGCTGCTTCGTTACTGCCGGCGGATTAGTTATTTTAAAGCATTCTCATATCGTCACTGGAGGAACAGCGGGACTCTCTTTAAGCTTATCACCCCAGCTGCAAGTCTCATTCCACTATTTGTTTTTATTGCTCAATCTTCCATTTCTAATTTTCTCCTACTTTTACATGGGCAAATCCTTTACCTTCAAAACTATTGGTGCGATCGCGCTGCTCTCCTCATTAAGTGCAATAAACGATATCTTGCCTGCCTTTACGATTCCGCCGCTAATCGGAGCGATCGTCGGAGGATTATTCATCGGAGCGGGCATCACTGCCTTGTTCCGCAACGGTGCTTCACTCGGCGGCGCGACAATACTAGCCATCTATTTGCACAAAAAGCATGGCGTCAACGCTGGCATTACCAACTTCGCCTTCGATTTTCTAGTTGTCCTTACTAGCCTATCCGTATTTTCGATTAAAAGCGGATTGTACTCTGCTTTATCGATTGCCGTTACATCGGCCTTCTTGTCGTTTTATAAGAGAAGGAAAACAGGAGCAGAGAAAGAGAAACAAGAAGTATTGTCGGGCGCTGCGAATACCATTTAA
- a CDS encoding Lrp/AsnC family transcriptional regulator translates to MDQLDRMLLQLLQEDGRITVSELSKRLSLSRPSISERLLRLQEKGIITGFGARVSPAAIGRNIQVIIQMSELKVFPMEFEKRIMNDDEIIECHRVTGTVSYVLKAAITGMDDLSELVERLMPFGNVNTSVILSSPVMNKTILPKE, encoded by the coding sequence ATGGATCAATTGGATCGAATGCTTCTCCAATTACTGCAGGAGGATGGCCGAATAACGGTGAGTGAGCTGTCCAAACGATTGTCTCTCAGCCGCCCCAGCATATCTGAGCGTCTGCTGCGTTTGCAGGAGAAAGGCATCATTACTGGATTCGGTGCTCGAGTATCGCCTGCTGCTATCGGCAGAAACATACAGGTCATTATTCAAATGAGCGAATTGAAAGTATTTCCGATGGAGTTTGAGAAGCGCATCATGAATGATGATGAGATTATAGAATGCCACCGGGTAACAGGAACGGTCAGCTATGTTCTGAAAGCAGCGATAACGGGGATGGATGATCTAAGCGAGCTTGTAGAGAGGCTTATGCCTTTCGGCAATGTCAATACTTCGGTCATTCTTTCCTCGCCTGTTATGAACAAAACCATACTGCCTAAGGAATAA
- a CDS encoding beta-eliminating lyase-related protein, whose product MEQTKTLIKAYNQASYPLIGHGKRNVQVLKEALEQWDAEQDSDMYGNGAIIENFEEKMAKQLGKESAVFFPSGTMAQQIALRIWCDEKGNKKVGYHPLSHLEIHEKDGMKELHHLEAVLLADVERPVLLHDLIGLEEKIACLLLELPQREIGGQLPEFAELKAMSAFCRERGIKLHLDGARLFEILPYYEKSAQEVCALFDSVYISFYKGIGGIAGAILAGDRSFIEESKIWKRRHGGDLISLYPYIIAADFYMERRLPHMKKYYKEAQELAALYNGSEGMKTIPEVPISNMFHVHSTAQKEQLETILIDIAAKTGIGLSQSVRDKGEDGSYFEVNIGDRYDAAPKETLFEAFRLLDNKLQQKGERE is encoded by the coding sequence ATGGAACAGACGAAGACATTAATTAAAGCGTACAATCAAGCCAGCTATCCGTTAATTGGTCATGGAAAGCGGAATGTACAAGTTCTGAAAGAAGCACTAGAACAGTGGGACGCAGAGCAGGATAGCGATATGTATGGCAATGGTGCGATTATTGAGAATTTTGAGGAAAAGATGGCTAAACAGCTAGGCAAAGAATCGGCTGTATTTTTCCCCAGCGGTACAATGGCTCAGCAAATTGCCCTTCGTATATGGTGTGACGAGAAAGGAAATAAGAAGGTCGGTTATCATCCTTTAAGCCATCTGGAGATTCACGAGAAAGACGGCATGAAAGAGCTGCATCATCTTGAAGCTGTGCTGCTGGCGGATGTAGAAAGGCCCGTCCTCCTTCATGATTTGATTGGTCTAGAGGAAAAAATCGCTTGTTTGCTGCTGGAGCTGCCGCAGCGCGAAATTGGCGGACAGTTGCCGGAATTTGCAGAGCTCAAGGCTATGTCGGCATTTTGCCGGGAGAGAGGAATTAAGCTTCATCTGGATGGTGCGAGGCTGTTCGAGATACTTCCGTATTATGAAAAGTCTGCTCAAGAGGTTTGCGCGCTCTTCGACAGTGTATATATTTCGTTCTATAAAGGAATTGGCGGTATTGCAGGAGCGATATTAGCCGGCGACCGCAGCTTTATAGAGGAATCGAAGATTTGGAAAAGACGCCACGGCGGTGATCTGATTAGCTTATATCCCTATATTATTGCTGCAGACTTTTACATGGAGCGGCGACTTCCGCATATGAAGAAGTACTACAAGGAAGCACAGGAGCTTGCGGCATTATATAACGGGAGCGAGGGCATGAAGACTATCCCGGAGGTGCCTATTTCCAATATGTTTCATGTTCACTCGACAGCACAGAAGGAGCAGCTTGAAACAATCCTAATCGATATCGCAGCGAAAACAGGCATAGGCTTGTCGCAGTCTGTGCGTGATAAAGGCGAGGATGGCTCCTATTTTGAGGTTAATATTGGCGATCGGTATGATGCGGCTCCTAAAGAAACGCTTTTTGAAGCATTTCGATTGCTGGACAATAAGCTGCAACAGAAAGGGGAGAGGGAATAG
- a CDS encoding VOC family protein, translated as MEKANQKIKTFFMFEGRAEEAMNFYTSLFDQSEIISIQRYGANETGPEGTVMKATFSLKGQQFMCIDSGVNHGFTFTPSISLFVTCDTEEEIDQVFESLSLEGSILMPLAAYPFSEKFGWVSDKFGVSWQLSLEKS; from the coding sequence ATGGAGAAAGCAAATCAAAAAATTAAAACATTTTTTATGTTTGAAGGCAGAGCGGAGGAGGCTATGAACTTCTACACTTCATTATTCGATCAATCCGAAATCATAAGCATCCAGCGATACGGAGCAAATGAGACAGGCCCTGAAGGAACCGTAATGAAAGCTACATTTTCTCTAAAAGGACAACAGTTTATGTGTATCGATAGCGGCGTCAACCATGGCTTTACGTTTACACCTTCAATATCTTTGTTCGTTACCTGCGATACGGAAGAGGAAATAGATCAGGTTTTTGAAAGCCTATCACTTGAGGGCAGCATACTCATGCCGCTGGCCGCTTATCCGTTTAGTGAGAAGTTTGGCTGGGTTTCAGATAAGTTCGGCGTTTCATGGCAATTAAGTCTTGAGAAAAGCTGA
- a CDS encoding ATP-binding protein, producing the protein MSASRDYGTELDLLTKEMNELKQMLTQFINTRPSPKQALTMNVNENSLNDEAPHDLGSLFYSGQYRGHNGFRWDPRQQEVHHLLGLDTDKAAKVLAALGNKQRLDILLAVLLEPLSGSDIVERLNLGTTGQLYHHTKALLGADLLVQEERGGKYSLPAHRTLPLLLLLTAITDLLDTSHYMELTEARNNVEEYLGENKEGYDPNHLLWSVIDNSVLEHQAGYSTELCIVLHSDTSITVSDNGRGIPIQAFPQSKTTPVQTVLTELGHYNKSASVVASEGLKGINMPVVNALSEQLSVEVRREGKVFRQDFKHGIPQSELLVLGMTKETGTSITFKPNPDIFKYPFDKAALIDRLADLQGRFPDLKVEML; encoded by the coding sequence TTGTCAGCTTCTAGAGACTACGGTACTGAGCTTGATTTACTTACCAAAGAGATGAACGAGCTCAAACAAATGTTAACTCAGTTCATTAATACTCGTCCTTCTCCAAAACAAGCATTAACCATGAATGTAAATGAGAACTCATTAAATGATGAAGCCCCACATGATTTAGGCAGCCTCTTTTATTCCGGGCAATATCGCGGGCACAATGGCTTCAGGTGGGACCCTAGGCAGCAAGAAGTCCATCACTTACTTGGTCTTGACACCGATAAAGCAGCAAAAGTTTTGGCAGCACTCGGGAATAAGCAGAGGCTCGACATCCTGCTTGCTGTATTGCTGGAGCCTCTCTCCGGCTCAGATATCGTAGAACGACTAAACCTCGGAACGACGGGGCAGCTTTACCACCATACCAAAGCCTTACTCGGGGCTGACCTTTTGGTTCAAGAGGAACGTGGTGGCAAGTATTCTCTGCCTGCTCATCGAACGCTTCCGCTGCTGCTTTTGTTGACCGCTATTACTGATCTGCTCGATACGAGCCATTATATGGAGCTTACTGAGGCTAGAAATAACGTTGAAGAGTATTTAGGCGAAAATAAAGAGGGGTACGATCCGAATCATCTTTTATGGTCCGTCATTGATAACTCGGTGTTAGAGCACCAAGCAGGCTATAGTACGGAGCTATGTATCGTACTTCACAGCGATACAAGTATTACCGTCTCTGATAATGGTCGAGGCATTCCGATTCAAGCCTTCCCTCAGTCGAAGACAACTCCAGTACAAACCGTGCTTACGGAGCTTGGGCATTACAATAAAAGCGCATCCGTTGTAGCTTCCGAAGGGTTAAAAGGCATAAACATGCCTGTAGTTAACGCTTTGTCTGAACAGCTTTCTGTAGAGGTTCGCCGTGAAGGAAAAGTATTTCGTCAAGACTTTAAACATGGCATACCGCAAAGTGAACTGCTTGTCTTAGGCATGACGAAGGAAACAGGCACAAGCATTACCTTTAAGCCGAATCCGGACATTTTTAAATATCCATTTGATAAGGCAGCACTAATAGATCGTTTAGCAGATCTGCAAGGTCGTTTCCCTGACCTAAAGGTTGAGATGCTATAG
- a CDS encoding DUF4275 family protein, which produces MFSKKRHVRIDWECSIEDETDARVSVYVTFPDYSRWVANFYTVKCIESIRNDHLSSRDNTFVWSEENLIIVDKVSRAHIEKIIDESLEQNTFEYLFKYFGWVHAPNVRQYPDGFFENEPMTNSDIVMRQAGRLYEMLEHASDELKDNIKRFLFDDRKVRIEHLELIPKLEVKSMIVAQAELEGRDMKREWEDVFAEGLDAQDKTNIYMEQYLWHVFSYAKIPCLSDEQAVEAFRNEPKKACYVFYQQHDLVLLIEDAARLMPEDVEGEQDIYIVDEHFKWTYVITHESELGPYFVKAQYTR; this is translated from the coding sequence TTGTTTTCGAAAAAGAGGCATGTGAGGATAGATTGGGAATGCTCCATTGAGGACGAAACAGATGCTCGCGTCAGTGTTTATGTCACATTTCCAGATTACTCCCGGTGGGTAGCTAATTTTTATACGGTAAAATGTATCGAATCCATCCGCAACGATCATTTAAGCAGCAGGGACAATACGTTCGTCTGGTCAGAAGAAAATTTGATTATTGTCGATAAAGTAAGTCGAGCACATATTGAGAAAATTATTGATGAGAGTCTTGAACAGAATACATTCGAGTATTTATTTAAATATTTTGGCTGGGTTCATGCACCGAATGTTAGACAATATCCTGACGGTTTCTTCGAAAACGAGCCAATGACTAACTCTGATATCGTAATGCGTCAAGCAGGAAGACTATACGAAATGCTGGAGCATGCCAGCGACGAATTGAAGGACAATATAAAGCGTTTTTTGTTTGATGATCGTAAGGTGCGGATTGAGCATCTTGAGTTGATACCCAAACTTGAAGTTAAGTCTATGATTGTGGCTCAGGCAGAGCTTGAGGGTCGTGACATGAAGCGCGAGTGGGAGGACGTTTTTGCAGAGGGTTTGGATGCTCAAGATAAGACGAACATTTATATGGAACAATATTTATGGCATGTTTTCAGCTATGCAAAAATACCATGCTTAAGCGATGAACAAGCGGTCGAAGCATTCCGTAATGAGCCTAAAAAGGCATGTTATGTCTTCTATCAGCAGCATGATTTAGTGTTGCTGATAGAAGATGCAGCGCGTTTAATGCCTGAGGATGTGGAAGGCGAGCAGGACATCTATATTGTAGATGAGCATTTTAAGTGGACCTATGTGATAACCCATGAGTCTGAATTAGGGCCTTATTTTGTTAAGGCACAGTATACTCGCTAA
- the trpS gene encoding tryptophan--tRNA ligase: MKRILSGIKPSGELNIGGYGGALHQFVKMQHDFECFFFVPDLHAVTVPQDPKELFQRSKDIAAFYIAAGIDPKKATIFIQSHVPAHVELGWIMETQVHFGELSRMTQFKEKSDGKDSVSSALFTYPALMAADILLYQATHVPVGEDQKQHLEMTRDLAARFNSRFEKTFVIPEPIIPTIGSRIMGLDDPTKKMSKSNPNKNSYVLLLDSPADIRKKLARAVTDSEMSVRYDWDNKPAVSNLIEIYAVFSGESTETIERRYEGQGYGGFKKDLAEVVVEKLVPIQERYRDIIDSDELIRILKEGAMRASETAQITLVQAKRAMGFVTF; the protein is encoded by the coding sequence ATGAAACGTATCCTTTCAGGAATAAAACCAAGTGGGGAGCTTAATATAGGCGGTTATGGAGGTGCCTTGCATCAATTTGTGAAAATGCAGCATGACTTTGAGTGCTTTTTCTTTGTACCGGATCTTCATGCGGTGACTGTTCCTCAGGACCCGAAAGAATTGTTTCAGCGTTCAAAGGACATTGCGGCATTTTATATTGCTGCAGGAATTGATCCTAAAAAGGCGACGATTTTTATACAATCGCATGTGCCTGCTCATGTCGAGCTGGGATGGATAATGGAGACTCAGGTTCACTTTGGAGAGCTGAGCAGAATGACGCAGTTCAAAGAGAAATCAGATGGGAAAGATTCTGTCAGCTCTGCTTTGTTTACGTACCCTGCCTTGATGGCAGCGGACATTCTCCTCTATCAAGCGACTCATGTTCCTGTCGGGGAGGATCAGAAGCAGCATTTAGAGATGACTAGAGATTTAGCTGCGCGATTTAATAGTCGTTTTGAAAAAACATTTGTAATTCCTGAACCAATCATCCCCACTATTGGCTCCCGTATTATGGGGCTTGATGATCCAACTAAAAAAATGAGTAAGAGTAACCCCAATAAAAATAGCTACGTGCTGCTACTTGACTCGCCAGCTGATATTCGTAAAAAACTCGCAAGAGCTGTTACCGATTCAGAAATGTCTGTGCGATATGATTGGGACAATAAACCTGCGGTCAGTAATTTGATCGAGATCTATGCGGTGTTCTCAGGAGAGTCCACCGAGACGATTGAAAGGCGTTACGAGGGCCAAGGATATGGCGGGTTTAAGAAGGATTTAGCCGAGGTTGTCGTCGAGAAGCTAGTACCTATACAAGAGAGATATAGAGATATTATCGATTCAGATGAGCTGATCCGTATCCTTAAAGAAGGAGCGATGAGAGCCTCGGAAACGGCTCAAATAACGCTTGTTCAAGCGAAACGTGCCATGGGATTCGTAACTTTTTAA
- a CDS encoding ABC transporter permease, with protein MIGFLRLVAAERIKLFKTFIWILIPLSSLLSLALGMLISFDSPDASAQYALLIASMASFHAMLFLPILTGILSAFVCRYEHVGGGWKQLLTLPVSRIGLYFAKFSVVAVLLAITQLLFLGAVIIAATYQGIDGPLPWAMLLKGVGSGWLACLPLAALQLLVSVSWSSFAAPLVINVMLTLPNMLIVNSERFAPFYPWAQPMLAMLSFEGDNFGAFALPLENLLITITSSFVLFFAIGLLYFTRKEV; from the coding sequence ATGATTGGTTTCCTGCGTTTAGTCGCTGCGGAACGGATTAAGTTATTCAAAACGTTTATTTGGATACTCATCCCGCTCAGCTCGCTGCTGTCACTTGCTCTTGGCATGTTAATATCGTTTGATTCGCCGGATGCGTCCGCACAATATGCCTTACTCATTGCTTCGATGGCTTCGTTCCATGCTATGCTGTTCTTACCAATATTAACGGGCATTCTGTCCGCTTTCGTATGCAGATACGAGCATGTAGGAGGAGGCTGGAAGCAGCTGCTTACGCTGCCTGTGTCTAGAATCGGACTCTACTTCGCCAAATTCAGTGTAGTTGCTGTTCTCCTTGCCATAACGCAGCTTTTGTTTCTAGGAGCAGTTATTATTGCAGCGACCTATCAAGGCATCGACGGCCCGCTTCCGTGGGCAATGCTCCTGAAAGGAGTTGGCAGCGGCTGGCTTGCCTGTCTCCCGCTTGCCGCGCTGCAACTGCTCGTATCTGTAAGCTGGAGCAGCTTTGCCGCTCCACTCGTCATTAATGTGATGCTTACGCTGCCTAATATGCTTATCGTTAATTCTGAACGCTTCGCGCCCTTCTACCCATGGGCACAACCAATGCTCGCGATGCTAAGCTTCGAAGGCGACAATTTCGGCGCCTTTGCGCTCCCTTTAGAAAACTTGCTCATTACGATAACGAGCAGCTTTGTTTTGTTCTTTGCAATTGGCCTACTTTATTTCACTCGCAAAGAAGTGTAA
- a CDS encoding ABC transporter permease: protein MMLKALSADFLKIRGKGLWFLIFIGPIGLIAMQALNYGLRYDYLTNRYAGRLWEVLLQDIQIFVPISLFLGVTLVSSLLANIEHNTNAWKQLLALPISKGAVFRSKFALSFLLLLSSCVLLAIGTAALGLSLRFGLKEMPVIDILRLCFLPFIASLPALALFVWLCMTMKNQAIPITFGVLIAISSIFTGLISKNWSKLLPLNWPMLGYMDPQRELFVGGGFLLGCILLLVGAFHFIKKDVN, encoded by the coding sequence ATGATGCTCAAAGCACTTTCAGCTGATTTTTTGAAAATACGCGGCAAGGGGCTATGGTTTCTTATCTTTATTGGCCCTATCGGATTGATCGCTATGCAAGCTCTTAATTACGGACTTCGTTATGATTATTTAACGAACAGATATGCAGGGAGACTCTGGGAGGTCTTGCTTCAGGACATCCAAATATTTGTTCCAATCTCGCTATTTCTTGGAGTGACACTTGTCTCTTCCCTGTTAGCAAATATCGAACATAACACAAACGCATGGAAGCAGCTGCTCGCCCTTCCGATTTCCAAGGGTGCCGTGTTCCGCTCCAAATTCGCATTAAGCTTCCTGTTGCTGCTCTCATCATGTGTTTTGCTGGCTATAGGAACCGCTGCGCTTGGTTTATCGTTGCGATTCGGGCTTAAAGAGATGCCAGTAATCGATATTTTGCGGCTATGCTTCCTGCCGTTTATCGCATCGCTCCCGGCGCTTGCGCTGTTTGTATGGCTTTGCATGACCATGAAAAATCAAGCCATTCCTATTACGTTTGGCGTGTTGATCGCGATCAGCTCCATATTCACAGGTCTGATTTCAAAGAATTGGTCAAAGCTGCTGCCGTTAAACTGGCCGATGCTAGGTTATATGGATCCGCAGCGAGAGCTATTCGTTGGTGGAGGCTTTCTGCTCGGGTGCATCCTTCTACTTGTTGGCGCCTTTCATTTCATCAAAAAGGATGTGAATTGA
- a CDS encoding ATP-binding cassette domain-containing protein, which translates to MNEWVIETKGLSKRYKGRYAVSNLNLKIAKGDIYGFLGPNGAGKTTTIRMLLGLIQPSGGSVHIFGKSLNKERLSILRRVGSLVEYPSYYGHLSAVDNLEAIRRILGAPVSKIAEVLDIVGLAKEARRPVKGFSLGMKQRLGIASALLGSPELLLLDEPTNGLDPSGILEIRELIKEMPKQHGITVLISSHLLSEVELTAGTVGIIRQGELVFQDTISHLHEQAQGTISLVVSEPELALAALQRQGVGAVQNGSAIMLEHTDNPALARIVKNLVERDHSIYRVEEKRKSLEDLFLQIVGEGKL; encoded by the coding sequence GTGAATGAATGGGTAATCGAAACGAAAGGGCTAAGCAAACGTTATAAAGGGCGTTATGCGGTGTCCAATCTGAATTTAAAAATTGCAAAAGGTGATATTTATGGCTTCCTTGGACCGAACGGCGCTGGTAAAACGACGACAATCCGCATGCTGCTCGGGTTAATCCAGCCCTCGGGAGGATCGGTTCATATTTTCGGGAAATCTTTGAACAAGGAAAGGTTATCTATATTGCGCCGAGTCGGCTCGCTCGTTGAATACCCTTCGTACTATGGCCATTTAAGCGCCGTCGACAACCTAGAAGCTATTCGCCGTATACTCGGTGCTCCTGTATCCAAAATTGCTGAAGTGCTCGACATCGTTGGACTGGCCAAGGAAGCGAGGCGTCCAGTGAAAGGCTTCTCGCTTGGAATGAAGCAGCGACTAGGTATCGCAAGCGCATTGCTGGGCAGCCCGGAGCTGCTGCTGCTCGACGAGCCGACAAATGGACTAGATCCATCCGGCATATTGGAAATTCGTGAATTAATTAAAGAAATGCCTAAGCAGCACGGCATTACCGTCCTTATATCCAGTCATTTGTTAAGCGAGGTTGAGCTTACAGCAGGAACCGTCGGTATTATTCGTCAGGGGGAGCTCGTCTTCCAAGATACGATTAGCCATTTGCATGAACAGGCACAAGGTACAATATCGCTGGTCGTGTCCGAGCCAGAGCTAGCACTTGCTGCCTTGCAGCGGCAAGGTGTGGGCGCTGTACAAAATGGCTCCGCCATTATGCTGGAGCATACCGATAACCCTGCCCTTGCACGCATTGTCAAAAATCTCGTAGAGCGAGACCACTCTATTTACCGAGTCGAGGAGAAACGTAAATCACTGGAGGATCTCTTCCTGCAAATTGTCGGGGAGGGTAAGCTATGA